Part of the Paenarthrobacter sp. JL.01a genome is shown below.
TCGGCCGGGTCGAGATCGGCACCCCACCCCGGAATCCGGGCCCGCAAACTCTCTGCGGACTCTCTTTCGCCAGTCTTCTCGGCGACATAAGGCGTGGCTGTTTTAGTCAAGGTGTGCTCCCTTCAGGACTGGCCGGCGATAACGAGCGGTTTGATGATGTTGTCCAGCTTGGCGGAGAACATGTGGTACCCCTCGGCGATGTGTTCAAGCGGAATCCGGTGGGTGACGATGTCACTTGGTTTCAGGTACCCGTTCCGGATGTGCTCGAAGAGCCTTGGCCATTGCCGCTTGACCGGGCATTGGTTCATGCGCAAAGTCAGGCCCTTGTTCATGGCGTCGCCGAACTTCACGGCGCTGAAGATCGGACCGTAGGCGCCCACCACGGACACGGTCCCACCCTTCCGCACTGAGTCGATGGCCCAGTTCAGTGCGATGGGCGAACCGCCCTGCAGTTTGAACTTGCTGCTGGTGACGTGCTGCAGGAAGTTTCCGTCAGCTTCGGCCCCGACGGCGTCAATAACGACGTCGGCACCCAGGAAGTCGGTTTCCTTCTTGAGGTGGACCACAATGTCGCCGTACTCGGCAAAGTTGTACGTCTCGGCGTGGGCGAAGCTGCGTGCCTTCTCCAGCCTGTATTCCAGGTGGTCAATCACGATCACGCGACCGGCACCCATCAGCCACGACGACTTTGCGGCAAACAGCCCCACAGGGCCGGCGCCGAACACCACCACGGTGTCGCCTTCCACGATGTCCCCAAGCTGGGCGCCGAAGTAGCCGGTCGGCAGGGCGTCGGTGAGCAACACCGCATCCTCTTCCTCCAGCCAGTCGGGGATCTTTGAAGGCCCCACGTCCGCGAACGGAACCCGCACGAACTCTGCCTGACCGCCGTCGTAACCGCCGCAAGTGTGTGAGTAGCCGTAAATGCCGCCCACCGCCGTCGCATTCGGATTCACGTTGTGGCAGTTCGAGTAGAGGCCGCGCGAGCAGAAATAGCAGGAGCCGCAGTACACGTTGAACGGCACCATGACGCGGTCGCCCACCGAGAGGTTTTGCACGGAAGAGCCCACCTCGTGAACTGTGCCCACGAACTCGTGGCCGAAGGTCATGCCAACCCGGGTGTCCGGCATCATGCCGTGGTACAGGTGCAG
Proteins encoded:
- a CDS encoding zinc-dependent alcohol dehydrogenase — translated: MKAMVYRGPYKVRVEEKDIPKIEHPNDAIVKVSAGAICGSDLHLYHGMMPDTRVGMTFGHEFVGTVHEVGSSVQNLSVGDRVMVPFNVYCGSCYFCSRGLYSNCHNVNPNATAVGGIYGYSHTCGGYDGGQAEFVRVPFADVGPSKIPDWLEEEDAVLLTDALPTGYFGAQLGDIVEGDTVVVFGAGPVGLFAAKSSWLMGAGRVIVIDHLEYRLEKARSFAHAETYNFAEYGDIVVHLKKETDFLGADVVIDAVGAEADGNFLQHVTSSKFKLQGGSPIALNWAIDSVRKGGTVSVVGAYGPIFSAVKFGDAMNKGLTLRMNQCPVKRQWPRLFEHIRNGYLKPSDIVTHRIPLEHIAEGYHMFSAKLDNIIKPLVIAGQS